From the Lolium rigidum isolate FL_2022 chromosome 2, APGP_CSIRO_Lrig_0.1, whole genome shotgun sequence genome, one window contains:
- the LOC124687344 gene encoding pathogenesis-related protein 1-like, whose translation MASTNSWTLELESQVTAQRKFRACVMDWHNLAPKLAPYIFINAHHAEGDGGIGSVRHCNCNSSMPFNVMKKKVEFLDECECKYTTECDGTETATFNVKVKPTANGGSVAKVECTYKGVEGKDKMLKAKDSVGDMFNTAEAYLIANPDAYN comes from the exons AtggcctccaccaacagctgGACCCTCGAGCTCGAGTCGCAAGTGACCGCGCAGCGCAAGTTCCGCGCCTGCGTCATGGACTGGCACAATCTGGCACCCAAGCTCGCCCCATACATTTTCATCAACGCCCACCATGCTGAGGGAGATGGTGGCATCGGCAGCGTCAGACACTGCAACTGCAACTCAT CCATGCCCTTCAACGTCATGAAGAAGAAGGTTGAGTTCCTCGATGAGTGTGAGTGCAAATACACCACCGAGTGTGACGGCACTGAGACGGCCACGTTTAACGTCAAGGTGAAGCCAACGGCAAACGGTGGGAGTGTGGCCAAGGTGGAATGCACATACAAGGGCGTGGAGGGGAAGGACAAGATGCTCAAGGCCAAGGACTCTGTTGGTGACATGTTCAACACTGCTGAGGCCTACCTCATCGCCAACCCAGACGCGTACAACTAA
- the LOC124687345 gene encoding pathogenesis-related protein 1-like: MASTNSWTLELESKVAASRKFRACVMDWHNLAPKLAPHIFDSAHHAEGDGGFGSVRHYNCNSAMPFNVMKKKVEFLDVDKCECKYTIECDGTEMATFNVKVKPTANGGSVAKVECTYKGVGGKDKMLKAKDSVAEMFNTAEAYLIANPDAYN; the protein is encoded by the exons AtggcctccaccaacagctgGACCCTGGAGCTTGAGTCGAAGGTGGCCGCGTCGCGCAAGTTCCGCGCCTGCGTCATGGACTGGCACAATCTGGCACCCAAGCTCGCCCCACACATCTTCGACAGCGCCCACCATGCTGAAGGAGATGGCGGCTTCGGCAGCGTCAGGCACTACAACTGCAACTCAG CCATGCCCTTCAACGTCATGAAGAAGAAGGTCGAGTTCCTCGATGTGGACAAGTGCGAGTGCAAATATACCATTGAGTGTGATGGCACTGAGATGGCCACATTTAACGTCAAGGTGAAGCCAACGGCCAACGGTGGGAGTGTGGCCAAGGTGGAATGCACGTACAAGGGCGTGGGGGGGAAGGACAAGATGCTCAAGGCTAAGGACTCTGTCGCTGAGATGTTCAAcactgccgaggcctacctcatcGCCAACCCGGACGCGTACAACTAA